One part of the Musa acuminata AAA Group cultivar baxijiao chromosome BXJ1-5, Cavendish_Baxijiao_AAA, whole genome shotgun sequence genome encodes these proteins:
- the LOC135674386 gene encoding U-box domain-containing protein 3-like isoform X1 yields the protein MNRGAMDGEIIGGLINSISRFIHLVACQTIKSAAIKDFRKIVGILKLLKPVLDEALDSELPLDGHLVKEFEELDVAVNDARELMEKAPQRMSKIYSVLQSEPMLLRVQKSASEICHFLSALQSSPFSASIQHCMQEVQYMEQDPISELIDHALKDLKENTIPSLDDVIKIMDTLSLASNQELLMESIALEKEKAKAELKSKTEIIDHINWITVLVSHICYCMEKLEQFGFVDGVPVPLHFRCPLSLQLMLDPVILASGQTYERSFIQKWLDNGLRFCPKTRQTLVHTNLIPNYTVKALIANWCEKNNIKLDVSAQPENISCPYSSIAAFEDIQHEDDHRHSTSRSSLESYDKTELHKVKISSGCGQQDCSNYSHHQTMADKVNLQGDALVEKNSCHSHSESISSVISSIEVMSKFDEKVSLPGDITYPSYLPLNKELSSSSWLCSNQHFGSKNRHGIDDKGQPLLQSSRLDDLTTAPHVQNLIDDLKSEAPELQTAAASKLRLLAKNNMENRVLIGKCGAIPSLVSLLYSNVKKVQENAVTALLNLSINDDNKVLIAEAGAVEPLIHVLECGTTEAKENSAAAFFSLSVMDEYKAKIGRSGAVKALVYLLETGSVRGKKDAATALFNLSIFHENKARIVQAGAVKYLIKLMELSTEMVDKSVALLANLSTIPEGRIAIAQEGGIPLLVEVVETGSQRGKENAASTLFQLCLSSQKFCSLVLQEGAVPPLIALSQFGTPRGKEKAQQILSHFRSQREGAARKKKS from the exons ATGAACCGAG GAGCAATGGATGGAGAGATTATCGGGGGACTCATAAACAGTATTTCTCGATTTATTCATCTGGTGGCTTGCCAGACGATAAAAAGTGCTGCTATAAAGGACTTCAGAAAAATAGTTGGCATATTGAAGCTCTTGAAGCCTGTTCTGGATGAAGCACTTGATTCGGAATTGCCTTTGGATGGGCATCTTGTAAAAGAATTTGAAGAGTTAGATGTGGCTGTAAATGATGCTAGAGAGCTAATGGAGAAGGCTCCCCAGAGAATGAGCAAGATATACAGT GTTTTACAAAGTGAGCCCATGTTGTTGAGGGTCCAGAAGTCAGCATCAGAGATATGTCATTTCTTGAGTGCATTACAATCATCTCCATTCTCCGCTAGCATCCAG CATTGCATGCAGGAGGTTCAATATATGGAGCAGGACCCAATATCAGAACTCATTGATCATGCTCTTAAAGACTTAAAGGAAAATACCATACCTAGCCTTGATGATGTAATAAAGATTATGGATACTCTTAGTTTGGCATCAAATCAGGAACTTCTGATGGAAAGTATTGCTCTTGAGAAGGAAAAAGCAAAGGCTGAACTTAAATCAAAAACAGAAATTATTGATCATATAAATTGGATCACTGTTCTAGTGTCACACATCTGCTATTGTATGGAGAAACTTGAACAGTTTGGGTTTGTTGATGGGGTTCCTGTTCCCTTACATTTCCGCTGCCCTCTATCTTTGCAACTTATGCTAGATCCAGTAATTTTGGCCTCAGGTCAAACATATGAAAGATCTTTTATACAGAAATGGCTGGATAATGGCCTCAGATTTTGTCCAAAGACACGTCAAACTCTCGTCCACACAAATCTAATTCCCAATTACACAGTCAAGGCACTTATTGCAAACTGGTGTGAGAAAAACAACATAAAGTTAGATGTTTCTGCACAGCCTGAGAATATCTCTTGTCCTTATTCATCAATTGCAGCTTTTGAAGATATCCAGCATGAAGATGACCATAGACATTCCACCTCCagatcctctcttgaaagctatgataaAACTGAACTGCATAAAGTTAAGATATCATCAGGCTGTGGTCAACAAGATTGTTCCAATTATAGCCATCACCAAACAATGGCAGATAAGGTTAATTTGCAAGGTGATGCTTTGGTTGAGAAAAATAGTTGCCATAGTCACAGTGAATCAATTTCAAGTGTCATTTCTAGCATTGAGGTCATGAGTAAGTTTGATGAAAAAGTTAGTTTGCCGGGAGACATCACATATCCATCATATTTACCCTTGAATAAAGAACTCAGTTCTTCCTCATGGCTTTGCTCGAACCAGCATTTTGGTTCTAAAAACAGGCATGGAATTGATGACAAAGGTCAACCTTTGCTCCAAAGCTCAAGGTTGGATGATCTTACGACTGCTCCCCATGTTCAAAATCTAATTGATGATCTAAAGAGTGAAGCACCTGAATTGCAAACAGCTGCTGCATCCAAGTTGAGACTTCTTGCAAAGAACAATATGGAAAATCGTGTCCTTATTGGGAAGTGTGGGGCCATCCCTTCACTAGTCTCCTTGTTGTACTCGAATGTAAAGAAGGTTCAGGAAAATGCTGTAACTGCCCTGTTGAACTTGTCCATTAATGACGATAACAAAGTTCTTATAGCAGAAGCAGGAGCTGTTGAACCACTTATACATGTGCTGGAATGTGGTACCACAGAGGCCAAAGAGAACTCAGCAGCAGCATTCTTCAGCCTCTCTGTCATGGATGAATATAAGGCAAAAATTGGACGTTCTGGTGCTGTCAAGGCATTAGTTTATCTTTTGGAAACTGGTAGCGTTAGAGGAAAGAAAGATGCTGCTACTGCATTGTTTAATCTTTCAATATTTCATGAGAACAAGGCAAGGATAGTCCAAGCTGGAGCAGTAAAATACCTCATCAAACTGATGGAGTTAAGCACAGAAATGGTTGACAAATCTGTGGCTCTTTTAGCTAATCTATCAACGATACCTGAAGGACGAATAGCTATCGCCCAGGAAGGTGGCATACCACTGCTTGTTGAGGTTGTTGAGACAGGCTCTCAACGGGGAAAGGAAAATGCAGCATCAACTTTGTTCCAACTCTGTCTAAGCAGCCAGAAATTTTGCAGTCTAGTATTGCAAGAAGGAGCTGTGCCACCTCTTATTGCACTTTCCCAGTTTGGAACGCCCAGAGGAAAAGAAAAG GCACAACAGATCCTAAGCCACTTCCGCAGTCAGCGTGAGGGGGCGGCACGAAAGAAGAAATCGTGA
- the LOC135674386 gene encoding U-box domain-containing protein 3-like isoform X2 — MNRGAMDGEIIGGLINSISRFIHLVACQTIKSAAIKDFRKIVGILKLLKPVLDEALDSELPLDGHLVKEFEELDVAVNDARELMEKAPQRMSKIYSVLQSEPMLLRVQKSASEICHFLSALQSSPFSASIQEVQYMEQDPISELIDHALKDLKENTIPSLDDVIKIMDTLSLASNQELLMESIALEKEKAKAELKSKTEIIDHINWITVLVSHICYCMEKLEQFGFVDGVPVPLHFRCPLSLQLMLDPVILASGQTYERSFIQKWLDNGLRFCPKTRQTLVHTNLIPNYTVKALIANWCEKNNIKLDVSAQPENISCPYSSIAAFEDIQHEDDHRHSTSRSSLESYDKTELHKVKISSGCGQQDCSNYSHHQTMADKVNLQGDALVEKNSCHSHSESISSVISSIEVMSKFDEKVSLPGDITYPSYLPLNKELSSSSWLCSNQHFGSKNRHGIDDKGQPLLQSSRLDDLTTAPHVQNLIDDLKSEAPELQTAAASKLRLLAKNNMENRVLIGKCGAIPSLVSLLYSNVKKVQENAVTALLNLSINDDNKVLIAEAGAVEPLIHVLECGTTEAKENSAAAFFSLSVMDEYKAKIGRSGAVKALVYLLETGSVRGKKDAATALFNLSIFHENKARIVQAGAVKYLIKLMELSTEMVDKSVALLANLSTIPEGRIAIAQEGGIPLLVEVVETGSQRGKENAASTLFQLCLSSQKFCSLVLQEGAVPPLIALSQFGTPRGKEKAQQILSHFRSQREGAARKKKS, encoded by the exons ATGAACCGAG GAGCAATGGATGGAGAGATTATCGGGGGACTCATAAACAGTATTTCTCGATTTATTCATCTGGTGGCTTGCCAGACGATAAAAAGTGCTGCTATAAAGGACTTCAGAAAAATAGTTGGCATATTGAAGCTCTTGAAGCCTGTTCTGGATGAAGCACTTGATTCGGAATTGCCTTTGGATGGGCATCTTGTAAAAGAATTTGAAGAGTTAGATGTGGCTGTAAATGATGCTAGAGAGCTAATGGAGAAGGCTCCCCAGAGAATGAGCAAGATATACAGT GTTTTACAAAGTGAGCCCATGTTGTTGAGGGTCCAGAAGTCAGCATCAGAGATATGTCATTTCTTGAGTGCATTACAATCATCTCCATTCTCCGCTAGCATCCAG GAGGTTCAATATATGGAGCAGGACCCAATATCAGAACTCATTGATCATGCTCTTAAAGACTTAAAGGAAAATACCATACCTAGCCTTGATGATGTAATAAAGATTATGGATACTCTTAGTTTGGCATCAAATCAGGAACTTCTGATGGAAAGTATTGCTCTTGAGAAGGAAAAAGCAAAGGCTGAACTTAAATCAAAAACAGAAATTATTGATCATATAAATTGGATCACTGTTCTAGTGTCACACATCTGCTATTGTATGGAGAAACTTGAACAGTTTGGGTTTGTTGATGGGGTTCCTGTTCCCTTACATTTCCGCTGCCCTCTATCTTTGCAACTTATGCTAGATCCAGTAATTTTGGCCTCAGGTCAAACATATGAAAGATCTTTTATACAGAAATGGCTGGATAATGGCCTCAGATTTTGTCCAAAGACACGTCAAACTCTCGTCCACACAAATCTAATTCCCAATTACACAGTCAAGGCACTTATTGCAAACTGGTGTGAGAAAAACAACATAAAGTTAGATGTTTCTGCACAGCCTGAGAATATCTCTTGTCCTTATTCATCAATTGCAGCTTTTGAAGATATCCAGCATGAAGATGACCATAGACATTCCACCTCCagatcctctcttgaaagctatgataaAACTGAACTGCATAAAGTTAAGATATCATCAGGCTGTGGTCAACAAGATTGTTCCAATTATAGCCATCACCAAACAATGGCAGATAAGGTTAATTTGCAAGGTGATGCTTTGGTTGAGAAAAATAGTTGCCATAGTCACAGTGAATCAATTTCAAGTGTCATTTCTAGCATTGAGGTCATGAGTAAGTTTGATGAAAAAGTTAGTTTGCCGGGAGACATCACATATCCATCATATTTACCCTTGAATAAAGAACTCAGTTCTTCCTCATGGCTTTGCTCGAACCAGCATTTTGGTTCTAAAAACAGGCATGGAATTGATGACAAAGGTCAACCTTTGCTCCAAAGCTCAAGGTTGGATGATCTTACGACTGCTCCCCATGTTCAAAATCTAATTGATGATCTAAAGAGTGAAGCACCTGAATTGCAAACAGCTGCTGCATCCAAGTTGAGACTTCTTGCAAAGAACAATATGGAAAATCGTGTCCTTATTGGGAAGTGTGGGGCCATCCCTTCACTAGTCTCCTTGTTGTACTCGAATGTAAAGAAGGTTCAGGAAAATGCTGTAACTGCCCTGTTGAACTTGTCCATTAATGACGATAACAAAGTTCTTATAGCAGAAGCAGGAGCTGTTGAACCACTTATACATGTGCTGGAATGTGGTACCACAGAGGCCAAAGAGAACTCAGCAGCAGCATTCTTCAGCCTCTCTGTCATGGATGAATATAAGGCAAAAATTGGACGTTCTGGTGCTGTCAAGGCATTAGTTTATCTTTTGGAAACTGGTAGCGTTAGAGGAAAGAAAGATGCTGCTACTGCATTGTTTAATCTTTCAATATTTCATGAGAACAAGGCAAGGATAGTCCAAGCTGGAGCAGTAAAATACCTCATCAAACTGATGGAGTTAAGCACAGAAATGGTTGACAAATCTGTGGCTCTTTTAGCTAATCTATCAACGATACCTGAAGGACGAATAGCTATCGCCCAGGAAGGTGGCATACCACTGCTTGTTGAGGTTGTTGAGACAGGCTCTCAACGGGGAAAGGAAAATGCAGCATCAACTTTGTTCCAACTCTGTCTAAGCAGCCAGAAATTTTGCAGTCTAGTATTGCAAGAAGGAGCTGTGCCACCTCTTATTGCACTTTCCCAGTTTGGAACGCCCAGAGGAAAAGAAAAG GCACAACAGATCCTAAGCCACTTCCGCAGTCAGCGTGAGGGGGCGGCACGAAAGAAGAAATCGTGA
- the LOC135674386 gene encoding U-box domain-containing protein 3-like isoform X3: MLLRVQKSASEICHFLSALQSSPFSASIQHCMQEVQYMEQDPISELIDHALKDLKENTIPSLDDVIKIMDTLSLASNQELLMESIALEKEKAKAELKSKTEIIDHINWITVLVSHICYCMEKLEQFGFVDGVPVPLHFRCPLSLQLMLDPVILASGQTYERSFIQKWLDNGLRFCPKTRQTLVHTNLIPNYTVKALIANWCEKNNIKLDVSAQPENISCPYSSIAAFEDIQHEDDHRHSTSRSSLESYDKTELHKVKISSGCGQQDCSNYSHHQTMADKVNLQGDALVEKNSCHSHSESISSVISSIEVMSKFDEKVSLPGDITYPSYLPLNKELSSSSWLCSNQHFGSKNRHGIDDKGQPLLQSSRLDDLTTAPHVQNLIDDLKSEAPELQTAAASKLRLLAKNNMENRVLIGKCGAIPSLVSLLYSNVKKVQENAVTALLNLSINDDNKVLIAEAGAVEPLIHVLECGTTEAKENSAAAFFSLSVMDEYKAKIGRSGAVKALVYLLETGSVRGKKDAATALFNLSIFHENKARIVQAGAVKYLIKLMELSTEMVDKSVALLANLSTIPEGRIAIAQEGGIPLLVEVVETGSQRGKENAASTLFQLCLSSQKFCSLVLQEGAVPPLIALSQFGTPRGKEKAQQILSHFRSQREGAARKKKS, encoded by the exons ATGTTGTTGAGGGTCCAGAAGTCAGCATCAGAGATATGTCATTTCTTGAGTGCATTACAATCATCTCCATTCTCCGCTAGCATCCAG CATTGCATGCAGGAGGTTCAATATATGGAGCAGGACCCAATATCAGAACTCATTGATCATGCTCTTAAAGACTTAAAGGAAAATACCATACCTAGCCTTGATGATGTAATAAAGATTATGGATACTCTTAGTTTGGCATCAAATCAGGAACTTCTGATGGAAAGTATTGCTCTTGAGAAGGAAAAAGCAAAGGCTGAACTTAAATCAAAAACAGAAATTATTGATCATATAAATTGGATCACTGTTCTAGTGTCACACATCTGCTATTGTATGGAGAAACTTGAACAGTTTGGGTTTGTTGATGGGGTTCCTGTTCCCTTACATTTCCGCTGCCCTCTATCTTTGCAACTTATGCTAGATCCAGTAATTTTGGCCTCAGGTCAAACATATGAAAGATCTTTTATACAGAAATGGCTGGATAATGGCCTCAGATTTTGTCCAAAGACACGTCAAACTCTCGTCCACACAAATCTAATTCCCAATTACACAGTCAAGGCACTTATTGCAAACTGGTGTGAGAAAAACAACATAAAGTTAGATGTTTCTGCACAGCCTGAGAATATCTCTTGTCCTTATTCATCAATTGCAGCTTTTGAAGATATCCAGCATGAAGATGACCATAGACATTCCACCTCCagatcctctcttgaaagctatgataaAACTGAACTGCATAAAGTTAAGATATCATCAGGCTGTGGTCAACAAGATTGTTCCAATTATAGCCATCACCAAACAATGGCAGATAAGGTTAATTTGCAAGGTGATGCTTTGGTTGAGAAAAATAGTTGCCATAGTCACAGTGAATCAATTTCAAGTGTCATTTCTAGCATTGAGGTCATGAGTAAGTTTGATGAAAAAGTTAGTTTGCCGGGAGACATCACATATCCATCATATTTACCCTTGAATAAAGAACTCAGTTCTTCCTCATGGCTTTGCTCGAACCAGCATTTTGGTTCTAAAAACAGGCATGGAATTGATGACAAAGGTCAACCTTTGCTCCAAAGCTCAAGGTTGGATGATCTTACGACTGCTCCCCATGTTCAAAATCTAATTGATGATCTAAAGAGTGAAGCACCTGAATTGCAAACAGCTGCTGCATCCAAGTTGAGACTTCTTGCAAAGAACAATATGGAAAATCGTGTCCTTATTGGGAAGTGTGGGGCCATCCCTTCACTAGTCTCCTTGTTGTACTCGAATGTAAAGAAGGTTCAGGAAAATGCTGTAACTGCCCTGTTGAACTTGTCCATTAATGACGATAACAAAGTTCTTATAGCAGAAGCAGGAGCTGTTGAACCACTTATACATGTGCTGGAATGTGGTACCACAGAGGCCAAAGAGAACTCAGCAGCAGCATTCTTCAGCCTCTCTGTCATGGATGAATATAAGGCAAAAATTGGACGTTCTGGTGCTGTCAAGGCATTAGTTTATCTTTTGGAAACTGGTAGCGTTAGAGGAAAGAAAGATGCTGCTACTGCATTGTTTAATCTTTCAATATTTCATGAGAACAAGGCAAGGATAGTCCAAGCTGGAGCAGTAAAATACCTCATCAAACTGATGGAGTTAAGCACAGAAATGGTTGACAAATCTGTGGCTCTTTTAGCTAATCTATCAACGATACCTGAAGGACGAATAGCTATCGCCCAGGAAGGTGGCATACCACTGCTTGTTGAGGTTGTTGAGACAGGCTCTCAACGGGGAAAGGAAAATGCAGCATCAACTTTGTTCCAACTCTGTCTAAGCAGCCAGAAATTTTGCAGTCTAGTATTGCAAGAAGGAGCTGTGCCACCTCTTATTGCACTTTCCCAGTTTGGAACGCCCAGAGGAAAAGAAAAG GCACAACAGATCCTAAGCCACTTCCGCAGTCAGCGTGAGGGGGCGGCACGAAAGAAGAAATCGTGA
- the LOC135674386 gene encoding U-box domain-containing protein 3-like isoform X4 — MLLRVQKSASEICHFLSALQSSPFSASIQEVQYMEQDPISELIDHALKDLKENTIPSLDDVIKIMDTLSLASNQELLMESIALEKEKAKAELKSKTEIIDHINWITVLVSHICYCMEKLEQFGFVDGVPVPLHFRCPLSLQLMLDPVILASGQTYERSFIQKWLDNGLRFCPKTRQTLVHTNLIPNYTVKALIANWCEKNNIKLDVSAQPENISCPYSSIAAFEDIQHEDDHRHSTSRSSLESYDKTELHKVKISSGCGQQDCSNYSHHQTMADKVNLQGDALVEKNSCHSHSESISSVISSIEVMSKFDEKVSLPGDITYPSYLPLNKELSSSSWLCSNQHFGSKNRHGIDDKGQPLLQSSRLDDLTTAPHVQNLIDDLKSEAPELQTAAASKLRLLAKNNMENRVLIGKCGAIPSLVSLLYSNVKKVQENAVTALLNLSINDDNKVLIAEAGAVEPLIHVLECGTTEAKENSAAAFFSLSVMDEYKAKIGRSGAVKALVYLLETGSVRGKKDAATALFNLSIFHENKARIVQAGAVKYLIKLMELSTEMVDKSVALLANLSTIPEGRIAIAQEGGIPLLVEVVETGSQRGKENAASTLFQLCLSSQKFCSLVLQEGAVPPLIALSQFGTPRGKEKAQQILSHFRSQREGAARKKKS, encoded by the exons ATGTTGTTGAGGGTCCAGAAGTCAGCATCAGAGATATGTCATTTCTTGAGTGCATTACAATCATCTCCATTCTCCGCTAGCATCCAG GAGGTTCAATATATGGAGCAGGACCCAATATCAGAACTCATTGATCATGCTCTTAAAGACTTAAAGGAAAATACCATACCTAGCCTTGATGATGTAATAAAGATTATGGATACTCTTAGTTTGGCATCAAATCAGGAACTTCTGATGGAAAGTATTGCTCTTGAGAAGGAAAAAGCAAAGGCTGAACTTAAATCAAAAACAGAAATTATTGATCATATAAATTGGATCACTGTTCTAGTGTCACACATCTGCTATTGTATGGAGAAACTTGAACAGTTTGGGTTTGTTGATGGGGTTCCTGTTCCCTTACATTTCCGCTGCCCTCTATCTTTGCAACTTATGCTAGATCCAGTAATTTTGGCCTCAGGTCAAACATATGAAAGATCTTTTATACAGAAATGGCTGGATAATGGCCTCAGATTTTGTCCAAAGACACGTCAAACTCTCGTCCACACAAATCTAATTCCCAATTACACAGTCAAGGCACTTATTGCAAACTGGTGTGAGAAAAACAACATAAAGTTAGATGTTTCTGCACAGCCTGAGAATATCTCTTGTCCTTATTCATCAATTGCAGCTTTTGAAGATATCCAGCATGAAGATGACCATAGACATTCCACCTCCagatcctctcttgaaagctatgataaAACTGAACTGCATAAAGTTAAGATATCATCAGGCTGTGGTCAACAAGATTGTTCCAATTATAGCCATCACCAAACAATGGCAGATAAGGTTAATTTGCAAGGTGATGCTTTGGTTGAGAAAAATAGTTGCCATAGTCACAGTGAATCAATTTCAAGTGTCATTTCTAGCATTGAGGTCATGAGTAAGTTTGATGAAAAAGTTAGTTTGCCGGGAGACATCACATATCCATCATATTTACCCTTGAATAAAGAACTCAGTTCTTCCTCATGGCTTTGCTCGAACCAGCATTTTGGTTCTAAAAACAGGCATGGAATTGATGACAAAGGTCAACCTTTGCTCCAAAGCTCAAGGTTGGATGATCTTACGACTGCTCCCCATGTTCAAAATCTAATTGATGATCTAAAGAGTGAAGCACCTGAATTGCAAACAGCTGCTGCATCCAAGTTGAGACTTCTTGCAAAGAACAATATGGAAAATCGTGTCCTTATTGGGAAGTGTGGGGCCATCCCTTCACTAGTCTCCTTGTTGTACTCGAATGTAAAGAAGGTTCAGGAAAATGCTGTAACTGCCCTGTTGAACTTGTCCATTAATGACGATAACAAAGTTCTTATAGCAGAAGCAGGAGCTGTTGAACCACTTATACATGTGCTGGAATGTGGTACCACAGAGGCCAAAGAGAACTCAGCAGCAGCATTCTTCAGCCTCTCTGTCATGGATGAATATAAGGCAAAAATTGGACGTTCTGGTGCTGTCAAGGCATTAGTTTATCTTTTGGAAACTGGTAGCGTTAGAGGAAAGAAAGATGCTGCTACTGCATTGTTTAATCTTTCAATATTTCATGAGAACAAGGCAAGGATAGTCCAAGCTGGAGCAGTAAAATACCTCATCAAACTGATGGAGTTAAGCACAGAAATGGTTGACAAATCTGTGGCTCTTTTAGCTAATCTATCAACGATACCTGAAGGACGAATAGCTATCGCCCAGGAAGGTGGCATACCACTGCTTGTTGAGGTTGTTGAGACAGGCTCTCAACGGGGAAAGGAAAATGCAGCATCAACTTTGTTCCAACTCTGTCTAAGCAGCCAGAAATTTTGCAGTCTAGTATTGCAAGAAGGAGCTGTGCCACCTCTTATTGCACTTTCCCAGTTTGGAACGCCCAGAGGAAAAGAAAAG GCACAACAGATCCTAAGCCACTTCCGCAGTCAGCGTGAGGGGGCGGCACGAAAGAAGAAATCGTGA